A portion of the Oxynema aestuarii AP17 genome contains these proteins:
- a CDS encoding 2TM domain-containing protein, which translates to MPPRWPRKPDRNDPAYRKLDDRMNFAVHVAIFAASNSGIWFLRTLQHADWTWTVWLTLVWLSVAIAHGVYIFAIADYSYKTHG; encoded by the coding sequence ATGCCACCGCGTTGGCCCCGCAAACCCGACCGCAACGATCCGGCGTACCGCAAACTAGACGATCGCATGAATTTTGCCGTTCACGTCGCCATTTTTGCCGCGTCCAATTCCGGAATCTGGTTTTTGAGAACCCTCCAGCACGCCGATTGGACCTGGACCGTTTGGTTGACCCTCGTTTGGTTGTCCGTCGCGATCGCCCATGGGGTTTATATTTTTGCGATCGCCGATTACTCTTATAAAACTCATGGCTAA
- a CDS encoding DUF3181 family protein — MANHTEDIETLAAEIADKVYIDVAKWHLRLDDAHLHLPLAERLYPLLEDNALDENRVVEILGSIPVKVGGGRRELPLVELLPMQCQVQLMDILEEFQRRL; from the coding sequence ATGGCTAATCACACTGAAGACATCGAAACCCTCGCGGCTGAAATTGCCGATAAGGTCTACATCGACGTTGCCAAATGGCACCTGCGACTCGATGACGCTCACCTCCACCTGCCCCTCGCCGAACGGCTGTATCCCTTACTCGAAGACAATGCCCTCGACGAAAATCGCGTCGTCGAGATCCTCGGGAGCATTCCGGTGAAAGTCGGCGGCGGTCGTCGGGAACTGCCCCTGGTCGAACTGCTGCCGATGCAATGTCAAGTTCAATTAATGGACATCCTCGAAGAATTCCAACGCCGATTGTAA
- a CDS encoding NAD-dependent epimerase/dehydratase family protein translates to MRILVTGGTGFTGSHLSRRLLDRGNEVVILDNKEGLFYEELKNRGAEIYIGSVSDRELVEKLTVGCHTVHHLAAAFRQVNLPKQVYWNVNVEGTRYLLDAALNNGVKTFVYCSTCGVHGDVKKEPASEDAPIAPEDYYQYTKYEGEKVIPEFLNRGMKIVTLRPTAIYGPGDPERFLILFKLVNKGRFFMCGRGRAHYHPVYIDNLVDAFQLAADSDRGNGEVYLIADEHYYTLTELVTAIAKVLQIDLKIQYIPFWPVWTAALITEMVYKPFPGIDPPLFRRRVDWFRQNRAFSIEKAKKELGYDPKIGLEEGLSKTARWYREKGYLDS, encoded by the coding sequence ATGAGAATTTTAGTAACAGGTGGAACAGGTTTTACAGGCAGTCATTTAAGCCGTCGCCTGTTAGACCGAGGCAACGAAGTAGTCATTCTCGACAATAAAGAAGGGTTATTTTACGAAGAGTTAAAAAATCGGGGCGCTGAAATTTATATTGGCAGTGTGAGCGATCGCGAATTGGTCGAAAAACTCACCGTAGGCTGCCATACAGTTCACCATTTAGCCGCCGCTTTTCGGCAGGTCAACTTACCCAAACAAGTGTATTGGAATGTCAACGTTGAAGGAACTCGATATTTACTCGATGCCGCGCTCAACAATGGGGTAAAAACATTCGTGTATTGTAGTACCTGTGGGGTTCACGGCGATGTCAAAAAAGAACCCGCCTCAGAAGATGCCCCGATCGCCCCAGAAGATTACTATCAATATACGAAATATGAAGGCGAAAAAGTCATTCCCGAATTTTTGAATCGAGGGATGAAAATTGTCACCCTTCGACCTACCGCGATTTACGGGCCGGGGGATCCGGAACGCTTCTTAATTTTGTTTAAATTAGTCAATAAAGGTCGCTTTTTCATGTGTGGCCGGGGTCGGGCGCACTACCACCCCGTTTATATCGATAATTTAGTCGATGCCTTTCAACTAGCGGCGGACTCCGATCGCGGCAATGGAGAAGTTTATTTAATCGCCGACGAGCATTACTATACCCTAACCGAATTAGTCACGGCGATCGCCAAAGTTTTGCAAATCGATTTGAAGATTCAATACATTCCATTTTGGCCTGTTTGGACGGCAGCTTTAATCACCGAAATGGTTTACAAACCGTTTCCCGGAATCGATCCGCCGTTATTTCGCCGTCGGGTCGATTGGTTCCGTCAAAATCGCGCTTTTAGTATCGAAAAAGCCAAGAAAGAGTTAGGCTACGATCCGAAAATTGGTCTGGAAGAAGGGTTGAGCAAAACAGCTCGATGGTATCGAGAAAAGGGATATTTGGACAGTTAA
- a CDS encoding glycerol-3-phosphate dehydrogenase/oxidase yields the protein MNRNPVNLTKTDFDILVIGGGIYGACMVWEAASRGLSVALIERGDFCSATSANSLKIIHGGLRYLQHGDFKRMRESIAERKILMRIAPHLVHPLPVLVPTYGWGMKGKPILSLALAINDGVSCDRNIGLDPQKYLPNGRTISRSQCLELAPGVNPDGLTGAAIFYDAQVYNSERLPLAFIQSAVGAGAIVANYVEATGLLCEGRQVKGVRARDRLSGNKFEIGARTTVATCGPWVDRLRQWLGGSAPVMPLAKAINLITRPLFSDYAVGLSSRPPSRDPRAPLDKGSRLLFVAPWRGKSIVGTAYFPCDRPPDTLRATPGEIQQLLDDINRAYPPAQLTLGDVSFVHCGLLPSTGIDPHSGEPAIAQHPYVSNMGYDGLYCAVGVKYTTARHVAVKTIDRVFRGWGEPPVPSTSAFTPLEGGQIDRFEAFVQGLRRPETVAEDTMRELIYHYGTAVPQLLHEAGTNPDGDRMLDAQVRHAIRAEMAVQLSDTVVRRTGLGSLGHPGKASLERCARVMGRELGWTEGEIQAQLQQVEAIYNLNLNNLDDRSEQDDRETLAHSTV from the coding sequence ATGAACAGAAATCCGGTCAACCTCACCAAAACAGATTTTGACATTCTCGTCATTGGCGGAGGAATCTACGGTGCTTGCATGGTGTGGGAAGCAGCATCGCGCGGTTTATCCGTAGCTTTAATCGAACGAGGAGATTTTTGTAGTGCAACTTCAGCGAATAGTTTAAAAATCATTCATGGCGGTTTGCGCTATTTACAACACGGGGATTTTAAGCGGATGCGCGAATCGATCGCCGAACGTAAAATCCTGATGCGAATTGCCCCCCATTTAGTGCATCCCCTTCCGGTATTAGTCCCGACCTACGGATGGGGAATGAAGGGGAAACCGATTCTGAGTTTAGCCTTAGCAATTAACGATGGGGTGAGTTGCGATCGCAACATCGGACTCGACCCGCAAAAATATCTCCCTAACGGTCGCACGATCTCGCGATCGCAATGCTTGGAACTCGCCCCCGGAGTGAATCCGGACGGACTCACCGGAGCCGCCATTTTCTACGACGCCCAAGTATATAACTCCGAACGCCTGCCCCTCGCATTTATACAATCTGCGGTCGGGGCCGGGGCGATCGTCGCGAATTACGTCGAAGCGACGGGATTATTGTGCGAAGGTCGGCAAGTCAAAGGAGTGCGCGCCCGAGATCGACTGTCCGGCAACAAGTTCGAGATTGGCGCCCGCACCACCGTTGCCACGTGCGGGCCGTGGGTCGATCGCCTCCGACAGTGGCTCGGCGGTTCGGCTCCCGTCATGCCCTTGGCGAAAGCCATTAACCTCATTACCCGCCCGCTTTTCAGCGATTATGCCGTCGGTTTATCGAGTCGGCCCCCGTCCCGAGATCCACGGGCACCCCTCGATAAGGGCAGTCGCTTGTTATTCGTGGCCCCCTGGCGGGGTAAGTCGATCGTGGGGACGGCCTATTTTCCGTGCGATCGCCCGCCGGATACCTTGCGAGCTACCCCCGGCGAAATTCAACAGTTACTCGACGACATCAATCGGGCGTATCCCCCAGCACAGCTTACTTTGGGCGATGTTTCTTTCGTACATTGCGGCTTGTTGCCGAGTACGGGCATCGATCCTCACAGTGGGGAACCCGCGATCGCCCAACATCCGTACGTCAGTAACATGGGATATGATGGACTCTACTGCGCCGTCGGCGTTAAATATACAACCGCTCGCCATGTCGCCGTCAAGACGATCGATCGCGTTTTCCGAGGGTGGGGAGAGCCGCCCGTACCCTCAACATCGGCTTTCACGCCCTTAGAAGGCGGTCAGATCGATCGCTTCGAGGCGTTTGTGCAGGGCCTCCGACGCCCCGAAACCGTGGCGGAAGATACAATGCGCGAATTAATCTATCACTACGGCACGGCGGTGCCGCAACTGCTGCACGAGGCGGGGACAAATCCCGATGGCGATCGCATGTTAGACGCCCAAGTGCGCCATGCCATTCGCGCAGAAATGGCCGTGCAATTGAGCGATACCGTCGTGCGGCGAACCGGACTCGGCAGTCTCGGACATCCCGGAAAGGCTTCTTTAGAGCGTTGCGCCCGGGTGATGGGGCGAGAACTGGGATGGACCGAGGGAGAAATTCAAGCCCAATTACAGCAAGTTGAAGCCATTTATAACCTCAATTTAAACAATTTAGACGATCGCTCGGAGCAAGATGACAGAGAAACATTGGCCCATTCGACTGTTTGA
- a CDS encoding class I SAM-dependent methyltransferase — protein MVCRQTSEVSALVDFPETADIETSSEDYARRFSGKIGDWLLQVQERATLDLLAPYPNARILDVGGGHGQLAEPLTRRGYRVTVFGSDAGCKRQIAQLCDRGECDFQVGNILDLPYGDRAFDIVISYRLLAHVKQWQKFLTELSRVADRAVIIDYPSLKSINAIAPYLFQLKRKIEGNTRPFACFQETDLLEIFQACGFEFGDRYPQFCLPMVIHRSANSPRVCATLEQLCRQVGLTDRFGSPVLLKLTRSQHKFSRS, from the coding sequence GTGGTTTGTCGTCAAACCTCAGAGGTGAGCGCCTTGGTGGACTTTCCCGAAACGGCAGATATTGAAACATCCTCGGAGGACTACGCGCGGCGATTTAGCGGAAAAATCGGCGATTGGTTGCTACAGGTTCAGGAACGCGCCACCTTAGACCTGCTCGCACCTTATCCTAACGCTCGCATTTTAGATGTGGGTGGAGGACACGGACAACTCGCCGAACCCTTAACCCGTCGTGGATATCGCGTCACGGTGTTCGGAAGTGACGCAGGGTGTAAACGCCAGATTGCACAATTATGCGATCGCGGCGAATGCGATTTTCAAGTAGGAAATATCCTCGATTTACCCTATGGCGATCGGGCGTTCGACATCGTTATTAGTTATCGATTGCTGGCTCATGTCAAGCAATGGCAAAAATTCTTAACCGAACTGAGCCGCGTGGCAGATCGAGCGGTCATTATCGACTATCCCAGTCTCAAGAGTATCAACGCGATCGCCCCTTACCTATTCCAATTAAAGCGAAAAATTGAAGGCAATACGCGACCGTTCGCCTGTTTTCAAGAAACCGATCTTTTAGAAATTTTCCAAGCTTGCGGCTTCGAGTTCGGCGATCGTTATCCGCAATTTTGCTTACCGATGGTTATCCACCGAAGTGCTAACTCTCCCCGGGTTTGCGCCACTTTAGAACAACTTTGCCGACAAGTAGGATTGACCGATCGATTCGGGTCTCCCGTGCTGTTGAAACTGACGCGATCTCAACATAAATTTTCGAGATCTTAA
- a CDS encoding glycosyltransferase family 2 protein yields MDASLFASVPGDSTQPNDRAIEISVVVPIYNEVESLPHLIEAIASVMQANPHSYEIICVDDGSQDGSAQWLKQTARERQDLKVIILRRNYGQTPAMAAGFNYARGRVIVTMDGDLQNDPADIPLLVNKLAEDYDLVSGWRKHRQDDRLTRLLPSKIANWIIGRVTGVRLHDYGCSLKAYRCELVADMKLYGELHRFLPALAFIEGARIAELPVRHHPRKFGYSKYGLGRTLRVVMDLLTISFMKKFLTRPMHVFGVFGVISIALGTAIGLHLTFIKLVFNQSIGDRPLLLLALLLLLAGVQLFCFGLLAELLMRTYHESQNRPIYRVREVIGGCASESE; encoded by the coding sequence ATGGACGCTTCCCTCTTTGCCTCGGTACCAGGTGACTCGACCCAGCCCAACGATCGCGCGATCGAGATTTCCGTCGTCGTTCCCATTTATAACGAAGTCGAAAGTCTGCCTCACCTGATCGAGGCGATCGCTTCCGTAATGCAAGCCAACCCCCACTCTTACGAAATCATCTGCGTCGATGACGGATCTCAAGACGGATCGGCCCAATGGCTCAAACAGACGGCCCGAGAGCGTCAAGACCTCAAAGTCATTATTCTGCGCCGCAATTACGGTCAAACCCCCGCAATGGCCGCCGGGTTTAACTACGCGCGCGGTCGCGTTATCGTGACGATGGACGGCGATTTACAAAACGATCCGGCAGATATCCCCTTGCTCGTCAACAAACTCGCCGAAGATTACGATTTAGTCAGTGGATGGCGCAAACATCGACAAGACGACCGACTCACCCGCCTACTTCCGTCTAAAATTGCCAACTGGATTATCGGACGGGTCACGGGAGTGCGCCTGCACGATTACGGCTGTTCTCTGAAAGCCTATCGCTGCGAACTGGTCGCGGATATGAAACTCTACGGCGAACTGCACCGCTTTTTACCCGCTTTGGCGTTTATTGAAGGGGCTCGGATCGCCGAGCTTCCGGTCAGACACCACCCCCGCAAATTTGGCTACAGTAAGTACGGTTTGGGGCGCACCTTGCGGGTGGTGATGGATTTGCTGACGATCTCCTTTATGAAGAAATTTCTGACCCGTCCCATGCACGTGTTTGGGGTGTTCGGGGTTATCTCGATCGCCTTGGGCACGGCGATCGGTCTTCACCTGACCTTTATTAAACTTGTTTTTAATCAGAGTATCGGCGATCGCCCCTTACTGTTGCTCGCTCTCTTATTACTGCTGGCGGGGGTGCAACTGTTTTGTTTTGGCTTACTTGCCGAATTGTTGATGCGAACCTATCACGAGTCTCAAAACCGCCCCATCTACCGGGTTCGCGAAGTGATCGGCGGTTGTGCTTCCGAATCCGAGTAA
- a CDS encoding glycosyltransferase family 4 protein, with protein MKLLARHPHNKIEKFPPSSKRREVGNPGFGRTQPDSEPFQGLHILFLIPHPFFQDRGSPIADNMVLKVLAERGDLVDVVTYPEGQNVHYKNVKLYRTRAIPFVNHVRPGFSWKKLVYDALVLLKVIQLTCKKQYNLVHAVEETVFIALVLKVFSGIPYIYDMDSSLVQQMVEKYSWLKFIKPILDVFEKIAVKNAQVVVPVCQALADDIARYRPKKVVLLPDISLLKPETTPSQENLKLDLKIGNLMLMYVGNLENYQGIDLLLESLSLVIKEREAIDLAIVGGEPSDIAKYQEKVDRLGLTGKVHFLGSRPSNELANYLSQADILVSPRIKGKNTPMKIYSYLDSGKAVVATDLPTHTQVLDRHVAMLAPANPEDFARGLICTIDDPVLRLKLGIAGKMLIQQKHTYSAFRKQLNGLYDRLKYEILAPPPRAIEA; from the coding sequence ATGAAATTATTAGCTCGCCATCCTCATAACAAGATCGAAAAGTTTCCCCCATCTTCTAAACGTCGAGAAGTTGGCAATCCAGGATTTGGTCGTACACAACCCGATTCAGAGCCTTTTCAGGGGTTGCATATTTTATTTTTAATCCCCCATCCATTTTTCCAAGATCGCGGCTCGCCGATCGCCGATAATATGGTGCTAAAAGTCCTCGCCGAACGGGGCGATCTCGTCGATGTCGTAACCTATCCAGAAGGTCAAAACGTCCATTACAAAAATGTCAAACTCTATCGAACCCGAGCCATTCCCTTTGTCAACCATGTCCGTCCTGGTTTTTCTTGGAAAAAATTAGTTTATGACGCCCTCGTGCTTCTAAAAGTTATTCAATTAACCTGCAAGAAACAGTATAACCTCGTCCATGCCGTTGAAGAAACCGTCTTTATTGCTTTAGTGCTAAAAGTTTTCTCCGGGATTCCATACATTTACGATATGGACTCCTCTCTAGTGCAACAGATGGTTGAAAAATATTCATGGCTTAAATTCATTAAACCAATTTTAGACGTTTTTGAGAAAATTGCAGTCAAAAACGCTCAAGTCGTCGTCCCCGTCTGCCAAGCGCTCGCCGACGATATTGCTCGATATCGACCGAAAAAAGTCGTTTTACTGCCCGATATTTCTTTACTCAAGCCCGAGACAACTCCCAGTCAGGAAAACTTAAAGCTCGACCTCAAAATCGGCAATTTGATGTTGATGTACGTCGGTAATTTAGAAAATTATCAAGGGATCGATCTCCTCTTAGAAAGTCTTTCTCTCGTCATCAAAGAACGGGAAGCGATCGACTTGGCGATCGTCGGCGGCGAACCGTCGGACATTGCTAAATATCAAGAGAAAGTCGATCGCCTGGGGTTAACAGGAAAAGTTCATTTTCTCGGTTCTCGACCAAGCAACGAACTCGCCAACTATCTCTCCCAAGCTGATATTTTAGTTTCCCCGCGTATCAAGGGAAAAAATACGCCGATGAAGATTTATTCTTATCTCGATAGTGGAAAAGCAGTTGTGGCCACAGATTTACCCACTCATACCCAAGTGCTCGATCGCCACGTCGCCATGCTCGCACCAGCCAATCCCGAAGATTTTGCCCGAGGATTGATTTGTACGATCGACGATCCCGTGCTACGTTTAAAACTTGGAATTGCCGGAAAAATGTTAATCCAGCAAAAGCATACTTACAGTGCTTTTCGCAAGCAGTTAAATGGGTTGTACGATCGCCTCAAATACGAAATTTTAGCTCCTCCGCCAAGGGCGATCGAAGCTTGA
- a CDS encoding MFS transporter has product MNAFQQLEPNRRNSLTILFGSGLLFWASIASLLPTLPLYVEDLGGTEAQIGLVMGAFALGLLPSRPWLGPLADRRGRKLVLWIGAAVVAIAPLGYLAIESIPLLMVLRAFHGISIAAFSTGYSALVTDLSPPQRRGELVGYMSLVNPLGVAIGPAIGGFLQASLGYTPLFLMSFALGFLSWLTLFAVEEPPREVAENRGDRLNSERSESFWRLLASPQVRIPSFVMLTVGLVFGTIATFIPLYIKSAKIDLNPGFFYTAAAIASFSLRLFIGRASDRYGRGLFITGGLICYLVAMLGLWQAHSPIDILGAAFVEGCGAGTLIPMMVVLMADRCQPHQRGRFFALCIGGFDLGIALAGPILGAIAQDVGYRNMFGIAASMAAIALVTFVTQSSQTVKQSVRFALGRSVDVYAVKNGL; this is encoded by the coding sequence TTGAACGCTTTCCAGCAACTCGAACCGAACCGACGCAACAGCTTAACGATCTTATTTGGTTCCGGTTTGCTGTTTTGGGCGAGTATCGCTTCTTTGCTGCCGACCTTGCCGCTTTACGTCGAAGATCTCGGCGGGACCGAAGCGCAAATCGGCTTGGTGATGGGTGCCTTTGCCCTGGGCTTATTACCTTCCCGTCCTTGGTTGGGGCCGTTAGCGGACCGTCGCGGTCGCAAACTGGTCTTGTGGATCGGGGCCGCAGTGGTGGCGATCGCCCCGTTGGGGTATTTGGCGATCGAATCGATTCCCCTGTTGATGGTCTTGCGCGCCTTCCACGGCATCAGCATCGCCGCCTTTAGCACCGGATATAGTGCTCTGGTGACCGATTTATCGCCGCCCCAGCGTCGCGGCGAACTGGTCGGCTACATGAGTTTGGTCAATCCCCTCGGGGTGGCGATCGGTCCGGCGATCGGGGGGTTTTTACAAGCGTCCCTCGGCTATACGCCCTTATTTTTGATGTCTTTTGCCCTCGGATTCCTCAGTTGGCTGACTTTATTCGCCGTCGAGGAACCGCCGCGAGAGGTCGCCGAAAACAGGGGCGATCGCCTCAATTCGGAACGGTCGGAATCGTTTTGGCGGCTGTTAGCGAGTCCGCAAGTGCGCATTCCCAGCTTCGTGATGCTCACCGTCGGGTTAGTGTTCGGCACGATCGCCACGTTTATCCCGCTTTATATTAAATCGGCCAAGATCGACTTAAATCCCGGCTTTTTCTACACGGCGGCGGCGATCGCCAGTTTTAGCCTGCGCCTGTTTATCGGACGCGCCTCGGACCGCTACGGACGGGGATTGTTCATTACGGGGGGGTTAATTTGTTATTTAGTCGCCATGCTGGGCTTGTGGCAGGCTCATTCGCCCATAGATATTTTAGGGGCCGCCTTTGTCGAAGGCTGCGGCGCCGGAACCTTAATTCCGATGATGGTCGTCCTGATGGCCGATCGCTGCCAACCCCACCAACGCGGTCGTTTCTTCGCCCTATGTATTGGCGGTTTTGATTTGGGAATCGCCCTCGCCGGACCGATTCTCGGGGCGATCGCCCAAGATGTCGGCTATCGCAATATGTTTGGAATTGCTGCCTCGATGGCCGCGATCGCCTTGGTGACTTTTGTCACCCAATCGAGTCAAACGGTAAAACAGTCGGTTCGATTTGCCTTGGGGCGATCGGTCGATGTCTACGCGGTCAAAAACGGGTTGTAG
- the moaC gene encoding cyclic pyranopterin monophosphate synthase MoaC has protein sequence MASDLENFSQNSQNPDSLSHLDATGQVQMVDVSQKPASRREAIAAGRVRVNPETFRAIEAGNAPKGDVLTTAKLAGIMAAKQTAHLIPLCHPLPLHKIEVELNPDSQLPGYQIRARVVTQAETGVEMEALTAVSVAALTLYDMAKALDKAIAIESIRLIRKTGGKSGDYDAESTQLD, from the coding sequence ATGGCAAGCGATTTGGAAAATTTTTCGCAAAATTCTCAAAACCCAGACTCACTGAGCCATCTAGACGCTACCGGACAGGTGCAGATGGTGGATGTTTCCCAAAAACCGGCGAGCCGACGGGAGGCGATCGCCGCCGGACGGGTACGGGTCAATCCAGAGACCTTTAGGGCGATCGAAGCGGGGAACGCCCCGAAAGGGGACGTGCTGACCACGGCGAAACTGGCGGGAATCATGGCGGCGAAACAGACCGCCCATCTGATCCCCCTGTGTCATCCGCTTCCCCTGCACAAAATCGAGGTGGAACTGAATCCGGATTCCCAACTGCCCGGATATCAAATTCGGGCGCGGGTGGTCACCCAAGCGGAAACGGGGGTCGAAATGGAGGCACTGACCGCCGTATCGGTAGCGGCTTTAACCTTGTACGATATGGCCAAAGCCCTAGACAAGGCGATCGCGATCGAATCGATTCGCCTGATTCGCAAAACCGGAGGCAAAAGCGGCGACTATGACGCCGAATCAACTCAACTGGATTAG
- a CDS encoding class I SAM-dependent methyltransferase translates to MTEKHWPIRLFEKSVLKQRKYRELTELLGNCTGLHCLDIGSDNGVISYLFRQRGGEWKSADLEADAVRSIRELVGDNVFQIDGKKTPFADNEFDRAVIVDFLEHIESDREFVEELQRILKPGGELIINVPFVKNSGLRKLRLAIGQTDEKHGHVRHGYTVESLRELLGDRFSMVAAKTYSKFFSEFVDTVLTFAIDWLKKEQQSSQKGRIVTGNDLARYQKLFKIYSLIYPIVWAIAQLDNLLFWRSGYMLIVKTQVIKPERGDRGRKQAAFSGQNN, encoded by the coding sequence ATGACAGAGAAACATTGGCCCATTCGACTGTTTGAAAAATCCGTTCTCAAACAGAGAAAATATCGAGAACTAACCGAGTTGCTCGGCAACTGTACGGGGTTGCACTGTTTGGATATCGGTTCGGATAATGGCGTTATCAGTTATTTATTCAGACAACGGGGAGGCGAGTGGAAAAGTGCGGATTTAGAAGCAGACGCCGTGCGTTCCATTCGCGAGTTGGTCGGCGATAATGTCTTTCAAATTGATGGAAAAAAGACGCCATTTGCAGATAATGAATTCGATCGCGCGGTCATTGTCGATTTCCTGGAACATATCGAGAGCGATCGCGAGTTCGTAGAGGAACTGCAGCGCATTCTCAAACCCGGTGGCGAACTGATTATTAACGTTCCATTTGTCAAAAATAGTGGCTTGAGAAAACTGCGACTGGCGATCGGACAAACCGATGAAAAACACGGTCACGTCCGCCACGGTTACACCGTAGAAAGTTTACGAGAACTGTTGGGCGATCGCTTCTCGATGGTTGCCGCGAAAACCTATTCTAAGTTTTTCTCGGAATTCGTCGATACCGTCTTGACTTTTGCGATCGACTGGCTGAAAAAAGAACAGCAGTCTTCTCAAAAAGGTCGGATCGTGACGGGCAACGATTTAGCTCGCTATCAAAAGTTATTTAAAATCTATTCTCTGATTTATCCGATCGTTTGGGCGATCGCGCAATTGGATAACTTGTTATTTTGGCGATCGGGTTATATGCTGATTGTTAAAACGCAAGTCATTAAACCGGAGAGGGGCGATCGCGGTCGAAAACAAGCCGCTTTCTCCGGTCAAAATAACTAA
- the sixA gene encoding phosphohistidine phosphatase SixA: MTPTEKRIYLIRHGIAADRADYERDADRPLTEEGFRKTRQIARRLEQLGLHFDRLLTSPLTRARQTAEILQEQGLSDTLEEYPHLKPAGNFQQWLHWYRDWQPSAETHLALVGHEPDLGHWAEQLVFGDIGDRLAIKKAGIVGLILPRTGSPVGKSVLFWLTPPKLLL; the protein is encoded by the coding sequence TTGACCCCAACCGAGAAGCGCATTTATCTCATCCGCCACGGCATCGCCGCCGACCGTGCCGATTACGAGCGCGACGCCGACCGTCCCCTCACCGAAGAGGGGTTTCGCAAAACCCGCCAGATCGCCCGCCGTCTGGAGCAACTCGGCCTTCATTTCGATCGCCTGCTGACCAGTCCCCTCACCCGCGCCCGACAAACGGCTGAAATCCTGCAAGAGCAGGGATTGAGCGACACCCTCGAAGAATATCCCCACCTCAAACCCGCCGGGAATTTCCAGCAGTGGTTGCACTGGTACCGAGACTGGCAGCCCTCGGCGGAAACTCACTTGGCCCTAGTCGGACACGAACCCGATTTAGGACATTGGGCCGAACAGTTGGTGTTTGGCGACATCGGCGATCGCCTGGCGATCAAAAAAGCCGGGATCGTCGGTTTGATCTTGCCGAGAACGGGATCCCCCGTCGGCAAGAGCGTGTTATTTTGGCTGACCCCGCCCAAACTGTTGCTGTAA